The DNA sequence CCGGCCCTTGGCGCGGATCCGCACGGCCCACCTGGGCGACGACACGGCGATCGTCGGCGCGGCGGCGCTGGCCCTGGAAGCGGCCAAGACCCCGGTCTGACCGCGCTCGCCAAGGTCGCGAATGAGTCATTCGCGACCTCCAGCGTCCCGAATGACTCATTCGCGACCTCCAGCGTCCCGAATGACTCATTCGGGACCCTCGTGGCCCGGAACCGTCGGTGGCTCCCGATAGCGTGGCGATCGGGGGCGGGCCCGCGAGCGTGGCGATCGGGGGCGGGCCCGCGAGCGTGTTCGCCCGCCCGGGACGCTGGGTATCTCCCGGCCATGGGGATCGCGATCGGGCTCGGCGGCCTGCTTCTGGTGGCCGCGGCGGCCGTGCTGCGCTGGAAGGCGCGCCGGCGGTGGGTGCCCCTGGTGGCGTTGCTCGTGGAAGGCGTGGGCTGGGCGCTCGCGGCGCAGTTCCTGCTCAAGCCCCTGGTCCCGGGCCCGGTGCTGGCCGTCGTGCTGCTGAGCGGCATCACACTGGCCATCCTCCTGACCGCGGTCATCGGCGGCCGGCGGCGTTACTCCTCCGGGAAGCTCCCCGACGGCACGAGTCCCTCGGCGAACGCCCGGAACGTCGGCGCCAACGCCAGCTCGGCCTCCAGCTCCACGTCGAACCACGTCACCGACGGCTCCGAAGACCGGCGGTAGTCCAGCGCGACCCACGTGTGGCCGTCCCCGGACAGCACCACCACCTGGCGAGGCAGGTCCCACTCCGCGCTCAGGTAGGGCGAATCCAGGATCGACAGCCGCCCGCCGACGCCGAGGAGCTGGTCGAACGGCACGTGCGTGGCGCTGTACGACGTCGGCGCGCTCGTCGGGAAGGCGTCGAACGAAGCCGCCACCGCGCCGCCGTTGCGCAGGCCCAGCAGCTCGCCCAGCTCGATCGGCAGGCGGACGCCCAGCTCGCGGCCGGCGTGGGCGAAGGTGCGGGCGCTCAGCGGCTCGCCGGGACCGCGGTCCCAGAAGGTGGGCTTGAGCTGGTCGAACCGGGTCACGCCGGGAATTGTGACAGGCTGGCCGAGTGAGTCACCAGTCCGCGAGCGTCTTCGTCAAGTGTTCCTGCGGGCACCTGCACTGGGGCCGCTACGGCGCCGCCGGGTTGCTGCTCGTCGATCCCGCGCGCGGGGTCCTGCTGCAGCGCCGGGCCTGGTGGGTGCACCACGGCCGCACCTGGGCGCTGCCCGGCGGGGCCATCGAGGCGGGCGAAACGGCGCTCACCGCGGCCGCCCGCGAAGCCTTCGAAGAGGCCTCCGTGCCCGCCGAAGCCTTCCGGACCGTCTCCGCCTCCGTCGTCGACCACGGGGACTGGAGCTACACCACCGTGCTCGCCCTCGCCGAAGGCGCCGAGGCGCGGGTCGCCAACACCGAGAGCGCGGAGGTGCGCTGGGTGGATCCCGAAGACGTCCCCGGTTACCCCCTGCACCGCGACTTCGCCGCCGCCTGGCCGGACCTGCGGCCCCGCGTCGGGCGGGAGCTCGTCCTCGTCGTCGACGGGGCCAACGTCGTGGGCTCGCGGCCGGACGGCTGGTGGCGCGACCGGCACGGCGCCGCCGAGCGGCTGCGCGACCAGCTCGCCCGCCTCGCCGAAGCCGGCCTGACCGATCCGGACGACCCCGCCGTGACCTGGTGGCCGCGGATCGTCCTGGTCGTCGAAGGCAAGGCCAAGCACGTCACGGGCGTGCCCGGCGTCGAGGTCGTCTCCGCGGACACGGACGGCGACTCGAAGATCGTCGAGGTCGTCGCGAAGCAGGCCGATGCCAGGATCCTGGTCGCGACGGCCGACCGCGAGCTGAAAGGGCGCGTCGAAGCGCTCGGCGCGGCGATCCTCGGCCCGGGCACCTTGCGCACCCGGCTGGACCGGCTCTAGTCCTTCGCGATCCCGTCGCGCATCTCGGAGACCAGCGACGCCATCACGGCCTTGAGGCTGCCCTTGTGCCGTTCCGCGACCGCCCGCTGCCGCCGGTAGCTCGGCCCGTACTCCAGGATCGTCTCGACGTCCCGCAGCTCGGCGACGCAGCCGAGCCGCCGCGCCACCGGCTCCAGCCGGTCCAGCAGGTCGGCGATGTCGTCGGTGACCAGCCGTTCGCGCCCCGCCGCGTCGAGGATGACGATCGCGTCGGTGCCGTAGCGGGCCGCGCGCCACTTGTTCTCCTGGACGTGCCACGGCGGCAGCGTCGGCAGGATCTCGCCGTCGTCGAGGCGCTGGCTGAAGTCGTCGACCAGGCACTGCGTCAGCGCCGCGATCGCGCCGACCTCCTCCAGCGTCGGCAGCCCGTCGCAGACGCGCATCTCGATCGTGCCCAGGTGCGGGGCCGGCCGGATGTCCCAGCGGATCTCCGAAAAGTGGTCGATCACGCCGGTGGTGAACATGTCGTCGACGTAGTTCTCCAGCTCCGCCCACTTCCGGAACTGGAACGGCAGCCCGGCCGTCGGCAGCTGCTGGAACATCAGCGCCCGGTTCGACGCGTACCCGGTGTCCTCGGCGCCCCAGTACGGCGACGACGCCGACAGCGCCTGCAGGTGCGGCGCGTAGTTGAGCAGCCCGTCCAGGATCGGCAGGACCTTCTCGCGGTGGTCGACCCCGACGTGCACGTGGACGCCGTAGATCAGCATCTGCCGTCCCCACCACTGGGTCCGGTCGATCAGCTTGGCGTAGCGCTCCTTGTCGGTGACCTTCTGCTGGTACCAGTTCGAGAACGGGTGCGTCCCGGCCGAGAACATCTCGACGCCGAGCGGGTCGGCGACGCCGTGCACGACGTCGAGGGACTCGTTCAGGTCGGCCTTGACCTCGGCGATCGTTTCGCAGACGCCGGTGATGATCTCGATGGTGTTGAGCAGCAGCTCCTGCTTGATCTTCGGGTGCTCGGCGGCGCCGTCGGGGCGGACGGCCTCGAGGATCCGCTCCGCCACCGAGGACAGCTCGCCGCTGCGGCGGTCGACCAGGCCGAGCTCCCATTCCGCGCCGACGGTCGATCGCCGCGAAGGGGTGAAGTCGATGCGCATCGCCGTGGCGCGTCAGACCTGGGCGCCGTTGCTGGGATCGGCGCCGGGCGGCGGTCCCTGCCGGACGCGCAGCAGCAGGAGCGCGATCGCCGTCGCGAGCGCGAGGATGCCGAGCGGGGTCGCCACCGTCGGGCCGACGCCGATCGCGCCGGGCAGGATCAGCAGGAACAGCCCGGCCAGGAACAGCAGCAGGATGAGGAACGCGCCCATCTTCGGCCGCGGCAGCGGCGGCGGCTCCGGCGGGACGTAGTGCTCGTCGTCGCCCGCGGGGTCGTCGGAGAACATCGTCGTGTCCCACGACGTGCCCCCGGACCGCCAGCCGGGCTCGGGCGGGGAGGGGTCCGCGGCCGGCGGCTCGGCGGGCCGTTCCGGCGTCTTCCGCTGCTCGGTCGCCGTGCCGGTCTGCTGGGGCCCCGCGGCGTCGGCGGTGTCGGCAGTGTCGTCTTCGGGGAGCCCGAACCCGTCGGCCCGCAGGTCGGCGACGATCTCGGCGAACGTCGCGTCGACGTCCTCCGGCCCGTCCTTCCCCCGGCTCATGCGGTCTCCTCAGGCTGTGCGGCGTGCGCCTTCGCGAACTCGACGCTACGCGTGAAGATCACCTCGGCGTCGTTGTCCTGCGTCGCCACGTGGTAGCTGTTCTCCAGCACCACCTCGGTGACGTCGGTGCTCGAGACCCCTTGCAGCACGAGCTGCGAGTTCACCGGCTCGACGACGTGGTCGACCGACGAGTGCAGCAGCAGCACCGGCTGCGTGACCTTGCCCAGGTCCGCGCGCACGACGGCCCACAGCTTCGCCAGGCTCGCGGCGGCCCGGACCGGGGTGCGGGGGTAGGCCAGCTCGGTCTCGCCCGGCTTCTTGATGTCGTTCGCGATCGCCGGCACCGACGGCACGATCCGGCCCAGCACCGGCAGCAGCTTCGTGTCCCACTTCAGCCGCGTCACCGACGGGTTGACCAGGACGATCCCGGCGATCCGGTCGCCGAACTCCTCGGCGAGGCGCAGGGTGAGCGTGCCGCCCATGGAGAGGCCGCCGACGAAGACCGTCTTGCACGCCGAGAGCAGCTCGAGGAGCGCTTCCCGGACCGTGCCGTACCAGTCTTCCCACGTCGTGCGGTTGAGGTCCGGCCAGCGGGTGCCGTGGCCGGGCAGGAGCGGGCAGCGCACGGTGAACCCGGCGCCGGCCAGGTGATCACCCCAGGCCCGCATGCTCGCCGGGGTACCGGTGAACCCGTGGCAGAGCAGGAACCCGGTGTCGGCCGAACCGGTGTGGCCGAACGGTTCCGCGCCGGCGAGCACGCCCATGCGATCGCCTTCCGTGTGAGCGGTGGATCCGTCCATGCTCTCACGGCTCGCGGGCGTTGTGGGGTTCCGCCCGGACCCGGAATTCGCTGTGAGATCGATCGCTGCCCGCCGGTAACCGGGTGGTCTCCGTTGTGCGGCGGCCGCCCGGGTTCGTAGGCTGTCTCGCGCGGGTGGCAGGGGTTGAGCAGCGATGGAGGACTGAGGCACCGGTGCTGTACTGGCTCATGAAGTGGGTATTCATCGGACCGCTGCTCAAGACGCTGTGGCCGACCAAGGTCGTCGGCGCGGAGAACATCCCCGAGACCGGCGGCGCGATCCTGGCCGGCAACCACCTGGCGGTCGCGGACTCGTTCTTCATGCCGCTGCGGGTCAAGCGCAAGGTCACCTTCCCGGCCAAGTCGGAGTACTTCACCGAGCCCGGCTTCAAGGGCCTGCTCAAGAAGTGGTTCTTCACCGGCGTCGGCCAGTTCCCGATCGACCGCTCCGGCGGCAACGCCGCCCAGGCCGCGCTCGACACGGCGACCCGCCTGGTCAAGGCCGGCCACCTGCTCGGCATCTACCCCGAAGGCACCCGTTCCCCGGACGGCCGCCTCTACAAGGGCAAGACCGGCGTCGCCCGCATCGCCCTGGAGTCCGGCGGCGTCGTCGTCCCGGTGGCGATGATCGGCACCGACAAGGTCAACCCGATCGGCTCCAAGATGTGGTGGCCCCGCCGCCTCGAGGTCCGCTTCGGCACGCCGCTGGACTTCTCGCGCTACGAAGGCCTCGCCGGCGACCGCTTCATCGAGCGGTCGATCACCGACGAGATCATGTACGCGCTGATGGAGCTCTCCGGCCAGGAGTACGTCGACATCTACGCGGCGAAGGCCAAGGAGCTGCTGGCCGCCGAAGCCGCCGGGGTGAAGCCCGCGGTGCCCGCCCAGCCGTCCTCCCGCGACGCGGCCCGGGTGCCCGACTCCAAGGTCGGCTGACCCACTACTGTTCACCAGTGCGTTTTTTCTACGACACCGAGTTCATCGAAGACGGCGTGACGATCGACCTGGTCTCCATCGGTGTCGTCGACGAACGGGGCCGCGAGTTCTACGCGGTCTCGACGGAGTTCGACCCGGCCCGCGCGGGCCAGTGGGTCCGCGACAACGTGCTGGACAAGCTCCCGTCCCCGGCCGACCGGGCGTGGCGCAGCCGCGAGAAGATCCGCACCGACCTCCTGGAGTTCTTCGGCAAGCCCCCGGGCGGCATCGAGCTGTGGGCCTGGTTCGCGGCGTACGACCACGTGGCGCTGGCCCAGCTGTGGGGCCCGATGCCGGCCCTGCCCCGCCAGCTGCCACGCTTCACGCGCGACCTGCGCCAGCGGTGGGAGGACGCGGGCAAGCCGAAGCTGCCCTCGGCCCCGACCGACCAGCACGACGCCCTGGCGGACGCGAAGCACAACCTCGCGCGCTGGGAAGTCATCGAGGAGTACTTCCACCACCGCTGACGGTCATTCGACCGGGGTGACCACCGTGCGGCGGACGTGGCTGAAGATCACCGACGTCCGGACGTCGACGATCTCCTTGCGCTGGGTGAGCCGGTCGAGGACGAACCCGCTCAGGTGGTCGTTGTCGGCGACCGCGATGTGCAGCAGGAAGTCGTCGCTGCCGGACATCACGAACACCGACAGCACCTCCGGCAGCCCCGCCACGAACGCGCGGAACGATTCGATCACCGCGCGGTCGGGCGGGCGCAGCCGCACCGCGACCATCGCCTGCACCGGCCGGCCGATCTTCTTCAGGTCGACTTCGACGTGGTGCCCGCGCACGATCCCGCGCCGGGTCAGCTCCCGCACCCGTTCCAGGCACGTCGACGGCGCGATGTGCAGCTTGCGGGCCAGCTCCTTGTTGGTCTGCTTGGCGTCCTCCTGCAGCAGGGTCAGCAACGCCGAATCCAGTGCCTCTCGGTGGCCGCCGTCCTGGCCGCCGCGCTGATCTGGAGCAGCTCGTTCGCGGTCACCAAGGTGGCGCTGGCGGAGGTCCCGCCGATGACGCTCGGCGCGTCGCGGTTCGTGCTCGCCGCGCTCGTCCTCGGCGTCGCGGCGCGCCGCTTCCCCCGGCCGTCCACCCGGCAGCGCTTGTCCATCGGCGGCGCCGGTCTGCTCGGGATCACGGCGTACTTCGCGCTGGAGAACGCCGGCGTCGACCTGGCGACGGCGTCCGACGCGACGCTGATCGTCGCCGCCTACCCGATCATCACCCTGGCCCTGTCCGGCCGCGCCGCGTTGTCGGCGGTCCGGCTGGTGGGCATGCTGGTGGCTCTCGCCGGGGTCTGGCTGGTGGTGTGGGACCAGCCCGGCGGCCACCACCTGTGGGGCGACCTCCTGCTGGTCGCGGGCGGCTTCGCGTGGGCGGCCTACAACGTGGTCGCGCGCCGGGACGGCTCGGGCGCGTCGCCGATCGTGGTGACGTACTACCAGACGCTGGCGGGCGCGGGTGGGTTCGCCCTGCTGTCGCTGACCGAGGCGGACCGCTGGACCGTCCCGTCCGGCGGCACCCTGCTGCGGATCGGTTTCCTGGCCGGGTTCTGCTCGGTGGCGGCTTTCCTGCTGTACAACCACGGGCTCCGCGGGCTGGAGCCGAGCGTCGCGGTCAACCTGCTCAACGTCGTCCCGGTGGCGGGGCTCGGCTGGGCGGTGGTGCTGGCGGGGGAGAGCCTGGCCCTTTCCCAGCTGCTCGGCGGAGCCGTCGTGCTCGCCGGCGTCTTCCTCGGGAGCCGGAAGTGAAGTGCGCGGTCGTGGTCGGTACGGAGCTGCCCGCGGGTTTGGCGGCCGACGTCGAGGACGCGGACGGCGTCACGCACGCCAGGATCATCCACGTGCCGCTGCCGATCCTGACGGCCTCGCGGTCGCCTTCAGCGCGCTCGCCCAGAGCTGCCGCACGTACGAGGAGTACACGGCCAGGATGGCGGCCACGGCCACCGCGGACATCGAGGGCGTCGGCGTCGCCCTGCACGGCCCGCGCAAGCGCGTCGACCGGCTGGTCGGGGCACTGCCGCTGCTGCGCTGACGGCCGAAAACTGTCGGGGTCCCCCGGTAACGTGAAAACCGGGGGACCCCCAGGCCGGGGACCTCTCAGCGGCGCGCCCGGACCGCCTCGGCCAGCTCGTCCAGCAGCGGGGCCGTGTCGTCCCACGCCAGGCACGCGTCGGTGATCGACTGGCCGTACGTCAGCTCCTCCGCGTGCCCCAGCGAAAGGTCCTGCCGGCCGCCGGTCAGGAAGCTCTCCATCATCAGGCCCGAAATCCCGCGCTCGCCCGCCGAGATCCGCGCGGCCAGCTCGCGCACCACCGCGCCCTGGCGGACGTGGTCCTTGCCGCTGTTCCCGTGCGAAGCGTCGATGATCACCCGCTCCGGCAGGCCCGACTTCGCCAGCCGCGAAAGCGTGTCCGCGACCGTCGCCGCGTCGTAGTTCGGGCCGGTGTTGTGGCCGCGCAGGATCACGTGGCAGTCCGGGTTGCCCGACGTCGTCAGCAGGGCCGCGAGGCCGTCGGTGTTGATGCCGGGGAAGACGTGGCTCGCGGCCGCCGCGCGGGTCGCGTCGATCGCCACCTGGACGTCGCCCTCGGTGGAGTTCTTGATGCCCACCGGCATCGACAGCGCGCTGCACAGCTGGCGGTGCACCTGGCTCGCCGCCGTGCGCGCGCCGATCGAACCCCACGTCACGATGTCCGCGATGAACTGCGGCGTGATCGGGTCGAGGAACTCGCAGCCGACCGGCAGGCCGAGCGCGGACACGTCGAGCAGCAGCCGCCGGGCCATCCGCAGGCCCTTGTTGACGGCGAACGTGCCGTCGAGGTCCGGG is a window from the Amycolatopsis sp. cg9 genome containing:
- a CDS encoding DUF2000 family protein, with product MRGRGRYGAARGFGGRRRGRGRRHARQDHPRAAADPDGLAVAFSALAQSCRTYEEYTARMAATATADIEGVGVALHGPRKRVDRLVGALPLLR
- a CDS encoding DMT family transporter — translated: MAAVLAAALIWSSSFAVTKVALAEVPPMTLGASRFVLAALVLGVAARRFPRPSTRQRLSIGGAGLLGITAYFALENAGVDLATASDATLIVAAYPIITLALSGRAALSAVRLVGMLVALAGVWLVVWDQPGGHHLWGDLLLVAGGFAWAAYNVVARRDGSGASPIVVTYYQTLAGAGGFALLSLTEADRWTVPSGGTLLRIGFLAGFCSVAAFLLYNHGLRGLEPSVAVNLLNVVPVAGLGWAVVLAGESLALSQLLGGAVVLAGVFLGSRK
- a CDS encoding alpha/beta hydrolase; translation: MGVLAGAEPFGHTGSADTGFLLCHGFTGTPASMRAWGDHLAGAGFTVRCPLLPGHGTRWPDLNRTTWEDWYGTVREALLELLSACKTVFVGGLSMGGTLTLRLAEEFGDRIAGIVLVNPSVTRLKWDTKLLPVLGRIVPSVPAIANDIKKPGETELAYPRTPVRAAASLAKLWAVVRADLGKVTQPVLLLHSSVDHVVEPVNSQLVLQGVSSTDVTEVVLENSYHVATQDNDAEVIFTRSVEFAKAHAAQPEETA
- a CDS encoding lysophospholipid acyltransferase family protein, giving the protein MLYWLMKWVFIGPLLKTLWPTKVVGAENIPETGGAILAGNHLAVADSFFMPLRVKRKVTFPAKSEYFTEPGFKGLLKKWFFTGVGQFPIDRSGGNAAQAALDTATRLVKAGHLLGIYPEGTRSPDGRLYKGKTGVARIALESGGVVVPVAMIGTDKVNPIGSKMWWPRRLEVRFGTPLDFSRYEGLAGDRFIERSITDEIMYALMELSGQEYVDIYAAKAKELLAAEAAGVKPAVPAQPSSRDAARVPDSKVG
- a CDS encoding SMI1/KNR4 family protein, which codes for MTRFDQLKPTFWDRGPGEPLSARTFAHAGRELGVRLPIELGELLGLRNGGAVAASFDAFPTSAPTSYSATHVPFDQLLGVGGRLSILDSPYLSAEWDLPRQVVVLSGDGHTWVALDYRRSSEPSVTWFDVELEAELALAPTFRAFAEGLVPSGSFPEE
- a CDS encoding 3-deoxy-7-phosphoheptulonate synthase is translated as MTLSAGPATIGDLDAARTTSISPLISPALLREDHPVDAAVAKVVRQGRAETVDILEGRDDRLLVVVGPCSVHDPEAALDYARRLAAKAEELRGELHVVMRVYFEKPRTTLGWKGLINDPDLDGTFAVNKGLRMARRLLLDVSALGLPVGCEFLDPITPQFIADIVTWGSIGARTAASQVHRQLCSALSMPVGIKNSTEGDVQVAIDATRAAAASHVFPGINTDGLAALLTTSGNPDCHVILRGHNTGPNYDAATVADTLSRLAKSGLPERVIIDASHGNSGKDHVRQGAVVRELAARISAGERGISGLMMESFLTGGRQDLSLGHAEELTYGQSITDACLAWDDTAPLLDELAEAVRARR
- a CDS encoding NUDIX domain-containing protein, translating into MSHQSASVFVKCSCGHLHWGRYGAAGLLLVDPARGVLLQRRAWWVHHGRTWALPGGAIEAGETALTAAAREAFEEASVPAEAFRTVSASVVDHGDWSYTTVLALAEGAEARVANTESAEVRWVDPEDVPGYPLHRDFAAAWPDLRPRVGRELVLVVDGANVVGSRPDGWWRDRHGAAERLRDQLARLAEAGLTDPDDPAVTWWPRIVLVVEGKAKHVTGVPGVEVVSADTDGDSKIVEVVAKQADARILVATADRELKGRVEALGAAILGPGTLRTRLDRL
- a CDS encoding polyadenylate-specific 3'-exoribonuclease AS; its protein translation is MRFFYDTEFIEDGVTIDLVSIGVVDERGREFYAVSTEFDPARAGQWVRDNVLDKLPSPADRAWRSREKIRTDLLEFFGKPPGGIELWAWFAAYDHVALAQLWGPMPALPRQLPRFTRDLRQRWEDAGKPKLPSAPTDQHDALADAKHNLARWEVIEEYFHHR
- a CDS encoding Lrp/AsnC family transcriptional regulator; this translates as MDSALLTLLQEDAKQTNKELARKLHIAPSTCLERVRELTRRGIVRGHHVEVDLKKIGRPVQAMVAVRLRPPDRAVIESFRAFVAGLPEVLSVFVMSGSDDFLLHIAVADNDHLSGFVLDRLTQRKEIVDVRTSVIFSHVRRTVVTPVE
- a CDS encoding glutamate--cysteine ligase, translated to MRIDFTPSRRSTVGAEWELGLVDRRSGELSSVAERILEAVRPDGAAEHPKIKQELLLNTIEIITGVCETIAEVKADLNESLDVVHGVADPLGVEMFSAGTHPFSNWYQQKVTDKERYAKLIDRTQWWGRQMLIYGVHVHVGVDHREKVLPILDGLLNYAPHLQALSASSPYWGAEDTGYASNRALMFQQLPTAGLPFQFRKWAELENYVDDMFTTGVIDHFSEIRWDIRPAPHLGTIEMRVCDGLPTLEEVGAIAALTQCLVDDFSQRLDDGEILPTLPPWHVQENKWRAARYGTDAIVILDAAGRERLVTDDIADLLDRLEPVARRLGCVAELRDVETILEYGPSYRRQRAVAERHKGSLKAVMASLVSEMRDGIAKD